In Aureibaculum algae, the following are encoded in one genomic region:
- a CDS encoding S41 family peptidase, with product MKRVKQLGIITVLITVLTVSVGYKSDFFEVAKQIEIYTTLFKELNMYYIDETNPAELTEAAIDHMLNELDPYTRFYDEQGVEKARINAASDNGGIGASTKIIDNKLYIAEAYEDAAADKAGLKTGDQIIKINELALSKIPAIDAMSMLNGNPNSKVSLELKRQDKTFTATIIREANEFDPVPYYRMLDDQVGYISFIKFNSKASSSVKAAFEDLKSQGMTKLVLDIRGNGGGLLNEAVEITNFFVPKNEVVVTTKAKVKKWSDTYKTKREPIDLDIPIAVLIDRYSASASEIVAGSLQDLDRAVIIGERSFGKGLVQRYRKLTYGTQLKLTISKYYTPSGRCIQELDYTHKNKDGEIPKFSEIKRNAFKTSNGRTVYDGGGIEPDIKLSKTERTNATHALLESDAIFMFANTFTNKNKSIDDTETFNLKDSDYQDFINYLIENKDAFQTETDNKLSDALKTAEKDGYSESIDKEYQNLIAKINSEKIKELSQNEPEIKDALTNEIVRRYYYKKGEYIHKAYHDKGIIEALQILNDENKYQNLLK from the coding sequence ATGAAGAGAGTTAAACAATTAGGAATTATTACTGTATTGATTACTGTTTTAACAGTATCAGTTGGTTATAAATCTGACTTTTTTGAAGTCGCCAAACAAATAGAAATCTATACTACATTGTTCAAAGAATTAAATATGTATTATATAGATGAAACTAATCCTGCCGAATTAACAGAAGCTGCAATAGACCACATGTTAAATGAATTAGACCCCTATACTCGGTTTTATGACGAGCAAGGTGTAGAAAAAGCAAGAATAAATGCCGCATCTGATAACGGAGGAATTGGTGCCAGTACGAAAATAATTGACAATAAATTGTATATAGCTGAAGCCTATGAGGATGCTGCAGCAGACAAAGCTGGATTAAAAACTGGTGATCAAATTATAAAAATAAATGAACTTGCACTTAGCAAAATCCCTGCGATAGATGCCATGTCAATGCTTAATGGCAACCCTAACTCTAAAGTTAGTTTAGAATTAAAAAGGCAAGACAAAACTTTCACCGCTACTATAATCAGAGAGGCTAATGAATTTGACCCTGTTCCCTACTACAGAATGTTAGATGACCAAGTTGGTTATATTTCATTTATTAAGTTTAACTCAAAAGCGTCTTCTAGTGTAAAAGCTGCCTTTGAGGATTTGAAATCTCAAGGAATGACTAAATTGGTTTTAGATATTAGAGGAAATGGTGGAGGTTTGCTAAATGAAGCCGTTGAAATAACGAACTTTTTTGTTCCAAAAAATGAAGTAGTTGTGACTACCAAAGCTAAAGTAAAAAAGTGGAGTGACACATATAAAACGAAAAGAGAGCCTATAGATTTAGATATTCCTATTGCAGTTTTAATAGACCGATATTCTGCGTCAGCCTCTGAAATTGTTGCTGGCTCTTTACAAGATTTAGATCGGGCAGTTATTATTGGTGAACGTTCTTTTGGAAAAGGTTTAGTGCAGCGTTACAGAAAATTAACCTATGGAACACAGCTAAAATTAACTATATCAAAATACTATACGCCTAGCGGAAGATGTATTCAAGAATTAGATTATACTCACAAAAATAAAGATGGTGAAATTCCAAAATTTTCAGAAATTAAACGAAATGCATTTAAAACTTCGAATGGCAGAACCGTTTATGACGGTGGTGGAATAGAACCTGATATTAAACTATCTAAAACAGAAAGAACCAATGCTACCCATGCATTATTAGAATCTGATGCTATTTTTATGTTTGCCAACACTTTTACAAACAAAAATAAAAGTATTGATGATACGGAAACGTTTAATCTTAAAGATTCAGATTATCAAGATTTTATCAATTATCTAATCGAAAATAAAGATGCTTTTCAAACGGAAACAGATAACAAATTATCAGATGCTTTAAAAACGGCTGAAAAAGACGGTTATAGTGAGAGTATAGATAAAGAATATCAAAATTTGATTGCAAAGATTAATAGTGAAAAAATTAAAGAATTATCACAAAATGAACCTGAAATTAAAGATGCATTAACCAATGAAATTGTAAGGCGATACTATTACAAAAAAGGAGAATACATTCATAAAGCATATCATGATAAGGGAATTATTGAAGCCCTGCAAATCTTGAATGATGAAAATAAATATCAAAATCTTTTAAAATAA
- the rnpA gene encoding ribonuclease P protein component translates to MKYSLKNEEKLKSKILIGELFEKGKSLSKFPLRLVYLKSEHSSNYPIKVAFSAPKRRFKKAVDRNRIKRLMREAYRKNKHILYSNIEEKHIIMFTYLDENELKYVEIEEKLILLLKRLSDKIKSCQHEES, encoded by the coding sequence CTGAAATATTCATTAAAAAACGAAGAAAAGCTGAAAAGCAAAATCCTGATTGGAGAACTATTTGAAAAAGGGAAATCCTTATCAAAATTCCCCCTGCGTTTGGTATATTTAAAATCAGAACATTCTTCTAATTACCCAATAAAAGTGGCCTTCTCAGCCCCAAAGCGTAGGTTTAAAAAAGCAGTGGATAGAAACAGAATTAAACGCCTGATGAGAGAGGCTTATCGCAAAAACAAGCATATTTTATATAGTAACATTGAAGAAAAGCATATTATTATGTTTACCTATTTAGACGAAAACGAGTTAAAATACGTTGAAATAGAAGAAAAATTAATACTTTTATTAAAAAGGTTATCTGATAAAATCAAGTCTTGCCAGCATGAAGAGAGTTAA
- a CDS encoding acyl-CoA dehydrogenase family protein, producing MSQDLFQAPDYYQLDDLLTDEHKLVREAAREWVKREISPIIEDYAQKAEFPTQIIKGLAEIGAFGPYIPEEYGGAGLDQISYGLIMQEIERGDSGVRSTASVQSSLVMYPIWQYGNEAQCQKYLPKLASGEFMGCFGLTEPDHGSNPSGMVTNFKDKGDHYLLNGAKMWISNAPFADIAVVWAKDESGRIHGLVVERGMEGFTTPTTHNKWSLRASATGELIFDNVKVPKENLLPKKSGLGAPLGCLDSARFGIAWGAIGAAMDCYDTALRYSKERMQFGKPIGAFQLQQKKLAEMITEITKAQLLAWRLGVLRNEGKATSAQISMAKRNNVDMALKITREARQMLGGMGITGEYSIMRHMMNLESVITYEGTHDIHLLITGLDVTGLNAFK from the coding sequence ATGTCACAAGATTTATTTCAAGCCCCAGATTATTACCAATTGGATGATTTATTAACCGATGAACATAAATTGGTTAGGGAAGCTGCTAGAGAGTGGGTAAAGCGAGAAATTTCACCAATTATAGAAGATTATGCTCAAAAAGCGGAATTCCCAACTCAAATTATTAAAGGATTGGCTGAAATAGGTGCTTTTGGACCTTATATTCCTGAAGAGTATGGAGGAGCAGGTTTAGACCAAATTTCTTACGGACTAATTATGCAGGAAATAGAGCGTGGTGATTCTGGTGTACGCTCAACTGCATCTGTACAATCTTCTTTAGTGATGTATCCTATTTGGCAATATGGTAACGAAGCTCAATGTCAAAAATATTTACCCAAATTAGCTTCTGGTGAATTTATGGGATGTTTTGGACTTACAGAACCAGACCATGGATCGAATCCTTCAGGTATGGTGACTAATTTTAAAGATAAAGGAGATCATTATTTGCTAAATGGAGCAAAAATGTGGATTTCAAATGCACCATTTGCAGATATTGCAGTAGTTTGGGCTAAGGATGAATCGGGTAGAATTCACGGACTTGTCGTAGAACGTGGTATGGAAGGGTTTACAACACCAACAACACATAATAAATGGTCCTTAAGAGCTTCTGCTACCGGAGAATTGATTTTTGATAATGTAAAAGTCCCAAAAGAGAATTTATTGCCAAAAAAATCTGGACTTGGAGCACCATTAGGTTGCTTGGATTCCGCTAGATTTGGAATTGCTTGGGGAGCCATTGGAGCCGCAATGGATTGTTATGATACAGCCTTGAGATATTCGAAAGAACGTATGCAATTTGGTAAACCCATTGGAGCATTTCAATTGCAACAGAAAAAGTTGGCTGAAATGATTACCGAAATTACAAAAGCACAATTATTGGCTTGGCGATTAGGTGTATTACGTAATGAAGGAAAAGCAACCTCAGCACAAATATCTATGGCAAAACGAAATAACGTTGATATGGCTTTAAAAATAACTAGAGAAGCGAGACAAATGCTTGGAGGTATGGGAATAACAGGTGAATACTCTATTATGAGACATATGATGAATTTAGAATCTGTAATTACTTATGAAGGTACGCATGATATTCATTTGTTAATTACAGGGCTAGATGTGACCGGACTGAATGCTTTTAAATAA
- the rfbB gene encoding dTDP-glucose 4,6-dehydratase produces MKNILITGGAGFIGAHVVRLFVTNYPKYHIYNLDALTYAGNLENIADISDAPNYTFVKGNIKDIDFINTLFQEHKFDGVIHLAAESHVDRSITNPNDFIETNVLGTANLLNAFRDLWKDNFEDKLFYHVSTDEVYGSLGKTGLFTETTSYDPQSPYAASKAASDHVVRSFGNTYKLPFVISNCSNNYGANQFPEKLIPLFIHNIRTGKNLPVYGDGNYTRDWLFVEDHAKAIDLIFHKGKLADTYNIGGFNEWTNLNLIKVLCEQMDIKLNQPEGTSAKLITFVKDRAGHDKRYAIDATKLNKELGWKPSVTFEEGLSKTIDWYLKNEQWLNNVTSGAYKDYYKEMYE; encoded by the coding sequence ATGAAAAACATATTAATTACTGGAGGAGCTGGATTTATTGGAGCTCACGTTGTTAGACTATTCGTTACTAATTATCCTAAGTATCATATTTATAATTTAGATGCATTGACCTATGCGGGAAATTTAGAAAATATCGCTGATATTTCTGATGCTCCAAATTATACTTTTGTTAAAGGAAATATTAAGGATATAGACTTTATTAATACTCTTTTTCAAGAGCATAAATTTGACGGGGTAATTCACTTGGCTGCTGAAAGTCATGTTGATAGATCCATTACCAATCCCAATGATTTTATTGAGACAAATGTGTTGGGAACTGCTAATTTATTAAATGCTTTTCGCGATTTGTGGAAAGACAATTTCGAGGATAAATTATTCTATCATGTTTCTACTGATGAAGTATACGGTTCCTTAGGTAAAACAGGATTGTTTACTGAAACCACATCTTACGACCCACAATCACCTTATGCCGCTTCTAAGGCAGCATCTGACCATGTAGTTCGATCATTTGGAAACACCTATAAATTACCTTTTGTAATAAGCAATTGTTCTAATAATTATGGTGCAAATCAATTTCCTGAAAAGCTTATTCCGTTGTTTATTCATAATATTAGAACGGGTAAAAATTTACCAGTTTACGGTGATGGAAATTACACAAGAGATTGGCTTTTTGTTGAAGATCATGCCAAAGCAATCGATTTAATATTTCATAAGGGTAAACTTGCTGATACGTATAATATTGGTGGATTTAATGAGTGGACAAACCTGAACTTAATTAAGGTATTGTGTGAGCAAATGGATATAAAATTAAATCAACCTGAGGGAACATCAGCAAAATTAATCACTTTTGTAAAAGATAGAGCGGGTCACGATAAACGCTATGCTATTGACGCAACAAAACTTAATAAAGAACTAGGTTGGAAACCTTCGGTAACTTTCGAAGAAGGCTTGTCTAAAACCATTGATTGGTATTTAAAAAACGAACAATGGCTGAACAATGTTACTTCGGGTGCTTATAAAGATTATTATAAGGAAATGTACGAATAG
- the galE gene encoding UDP-glucose 4-epimerase GalE, with translation MSKILVTGGLGFIGSHTVVELQNEGFEVVIIDDLSNTTIDVLDKIISITDKKPLFEKLDLKDKPSIQQFFMKHKDIEGVIHFAASKAVGESVEKPLKYYHNNISTLIYLLEEMTANKVNNFIFSSSCTVYGQADTMPITESAPFKTAESPYGNTKQIGEEIISDASKVSNLNAIALRYFNPIGAHKTTKIGELPIGVPQNLIPYVTQTAAGMRKELSVFGGDYPTPDGTAVRDYIHVVDLAKAHTVAMKRLLKGDNKSNFEVFNIGTGKGSSVLEVIKAFEKATNKKLNYKIVERREGDITEAYADTTYAQSELKWKAELSLEDALASAWNWQETLK, from the coding sequence ATGAGTAAAATATTAGTTACCGGAGGTCTTGGTTTTATAGGTTCGCATACTGTTGTTGAGCTACAAAATGAAGGTTTTGAAGTTGTAATAATTGATGATCTTTCTAATACCACAATTGATGTTTTAGATAAAATTATTTCAATTACAGATAAAAAACCATTATTTGAAAAGTTAGATTTAAAGGACAAGCCTTCCATTCAGCAATTTTTTATGAAGCACAAAGACATAGAAGGTGTTATTCATTTCGCTGCCTCCAAAGCAGTTGGTGAAAGTGTTGAAAAACCTTTGAAATATTATCACAACAATATTTCAACATTAATTTATTTGTTGGAAGAAATGACTGCAAATAAGGTGAATAATTTTATTTTTAGTTCTTCATGTACCGTTTATGGTCAAGCTGACACTATGCCAATTACTGAAAGTGCTCCGTTCAAAACTGCGGAATCTCCTTATGGGAACACGAAACAGATTGGAGAAGAAATTATTTCTGATGCCTCTAAAGTTTCTAATTTAAACGCCATTGCGTTACGTTATTTTAATCCTATTGGAGCTCATAAAACAACTAAAATAGGAGAGTTACCTATAGGAGTACCACAAAATTTAATTCCTTATGTAACGCAAACAGCAGCTGGAATGAGAAAAGAACTTTCTGTTTTTGGTGGTGATTACCCAACTCCAGATGGTACCGCAGTACGTGATTATATTCATGTGGTTGATTTGGCAAAAGCTCATACGGTAGCTATGAAAAGATTATTGAAAGGTGATAATAAATCAAATTTTGAAGTTTTTAATATTGGCACTGGTAAAGGTAGTTCTGTTTTAGAAGTTATAAAAGCGTTTGAAAAGGCTACTAATAAAAAATTAAACTATAAAATTGTTGAACGTCGCGAAGGTGATATTACAGAAGCTTACGCAGATACCACTTATGCTCAAAGTGAGTTAAAATGGAAAGCTGAACTCAGCTTAGAAGATGCATTGGCATCTGCTTGGAATTGGCAAGAGACCTTGAAATAA
- a CDS encoding UDP-glucose dehydrogenase family protein → MNLTVIGTGYVGLVTGTCLADMGNNVTCVDIDEDKVKAMKNGKIPIYEPNLEELFNKNIVGDRLHFTTNLKEAIQNSSVIFLALPTPQDEDGSADLSYVKGVAHDLGKMIKGYKVIINKSTVPVGTSDIVKDIISSHTNVAFDVVSNPEFLREGYAVKDFMEPERIIIGSKSKKAKSILSKLYKPFISTKRPIIFMDERSSELTKYASNCFLATKITFMNEVANLCEIIGSDVDMVRIGMGSDSRIGNRFLYPGIGYGGSCFPKDVNALVKSSDEANYDFKILKSVLDVNVQQKKSLVPKVSRYFNNNLKGKKVAIWGLAFKPNTDDVREAPAIDVINELLLQDVEITAYDPEAMPNIERIYGDKIKFGKNAYDILEDADCLLICTEWSEFTQPSFDKIKKLLKNPIIFDGRNMFDLEAMKHNGFHYESVGRKIVKL, encoded by the coding sequence ATGAATTTAACGGTTATTGGGACTGGCTATGTAGGTTTAGTAACAGGAACTTGTCTAGCAGATATGGGTAACAATGTTACTTGTGTTGATATTGATGAAGACAAAGTAAAGGCCATGAAAAATGGTAAAATTCCTATTTATGAACCTAATTTAGAAGAACTTTTCAATAAAAATATTGTAGGGGATAGATTACACTTTACCACAAATTTAAAAGAAGCAATTCAAAATTCATCAGTTATATTTTTAGCATTACCTACGCCGCAAGACGAAGATGGATCTGCTGATTTATCTTATGTTAAAGGTGTTGCCCATGATTTGGGCAAAATGATAAAAGGTTATAAAGTAATCATTAATAAAAGTACGGTACCTGTAGGTACATCTGATATTGTTAAAGACATCATTTCTAGTCATACTAATGTAGCGTTTGATGTAGTTTCAAATCCTGAATTTTTGCGTGAAGGTTATGCTGTAAAAGATTTTATGGAACCTGAGCGTATAATTATTGGTTCAAAAAGTAAAAAGGCGAAATCAATTTTATCAAAATTATACAAGCCTTTTATTAGCACAAAACGACCTATCATCTTTATGGATGAACGTTCTTCAGAGCTTACAAAATATGCTTCTAACTGTTTTTTAGCAACTAAGATTACCTTTATGAATGAGGTTGCGAATCTCTGCGAAATCATAGGCTCAGATGTTGATATGGTAAGAATTGGTATGGGTTCAGATTCACGAATTGGAAACCGGTTTTTATACCCAGGTATAGGTTACGGAGGTTCTTGTTTTCCGAAAGATGTAAATGCGTTGGTAAAATCTAGTGATGAAGCCAATTACGATTTTAAAATTTTAAAATCAGTTTTGGATGTCAACGTCCAACAAAAAAAGTCTTTAGTCCCTAAAGTATCTCGTTATTTTAATAACAACTTAAAAGGTAAAAAAGTTGCCATATGGGGATTAGCATTTAAACCCAATACAGATGATGTAAGGGAAGCACCAGCTATAGATGTTATTAACGAATTGTTATTACAAGATGTTGAAATTACAGCCTATGACCCTGAAGCTATGCCAAACATCGAGCGTATCTATGGTGATAAAATCAAATTTGGAAAAAATGCCTATGATATTTTAGAAGATGCAGATTGCTTATTAATCTGTACTGAATGGAGCGAATTTACGCAGCCAAGTTTTGATAAAATTAAAAAACTTTTAAAAAACCCTATCATTTTTGACGGTAGAAATATGTTTGATTTAGAAGCCATGAAGCATAATGGATTTCATTATGAGTCAGTTGGAAGAAAAATTGTTAAATTATAA
- a CDS encoding DegT/DnrJ/EryC1/StrS family aminotransferase, which yields MKPIEMVDLKSQYKRIKGQIDTSIQKVIDNTSFINGPEVKQFQQELEEYLDVKHVIPCANGTDALQIAMMGLGLEQGDEVITADFTFAATVEVIALLKLTPVLVDVEAETFNIDIEALKKAITPKTKAIVPVHLFGQCANMEAILEVAKEHNLYVIEDNAQAIGADYTFANGTKQKAGTIGNVGTTSFFPSKNLGCYGDGGAIFTNDDDLAHKLRGIVNHGMYQRYYHDEVGVNSRLDSIQAVVLSAKLPHLDAYCNARRNAAKYYNNAFKASKNIITPSVTYNCNKNGNEICDTCNCHVFHQYTLRVIDVDRNALHQHLLDNNIPCAIYYPVPLHSQKAYADERYNEADFPVTNELIKSVISLPMHTELEEDQQDFIAKTILNFINK from the coding sequence ATGAAACCAATTGAAATGGTTGACTTAAAAAGTCAATATAAAAGAATTAAAGGGCAAATAGATACATCTATTCAAAAAGTAATTGATAACACCTCATTTATCAATGGACCCGAAGTAAAACAATTTCAACAAGAATTAGAAGAGTACCTCGACGTTAAGCATGTAATTCCATGTGCCAATGGCACGGACGCCTTACAAATTGCCATGATGGGTTTAGGTCTTGAGCAAGGAGATGAAGTAATTACAGCTGATTTTACTTTTGCCGCAACTGTTGAAGTTATTGCATTATTAAAATTAACACCTGTATTAGTTGATGTTGAGGCAGAAACTTTTAACATTGATATCGAAGCTCTTAAAAAAGCCATCACTCCAAAAACAAAGGCTATTGTTCCGGTTCATTTATTTGGACAGTGTGCAAACATGGAAGCAATTTTAGAAGTAGCTAAAGAACATAACTTATATGTAATCGAAGACAACGCTCAAGCGATTGGTGCAGATTATACTTTTGCTAATGGTACAAAACAAAAAGCAGGAACTATTGGAAACGTAGGAACAACTTCGTTTTTTCCATCTAAAAATTTAGGTTGTTATGGTGATGGTGGTGCTATTTTTACTAATGATGACGATTTAGCTCATAAATTACGTGGAATTGTAAATCATGGAATGTACCAACGTTATTATCATGATGAAGTAGGTGTAAATTCACGTTTAGACAGTATTCAAGCTGTGGTACTAAGTGCCAAATTACCACATTTAGATGCCTATTGTAATGCCAGAAGAAATGCTGCTAAATATTACAATAATGCCTTTAAAGCTTCTAAAAATATCATTACTCCTTCAGTGACTTATAACTGTAATAAAAATGGAAATGAGATTTGCGACACCTGTAATTGTCATGTTTTCCATCAGTATACCTTAAGGGTAATTGATGTTGATAGAAATGCATTGCACCAGCATTTATTAGATAACAATATACCTTGTGCTATTTATTATCCAGTGCCTTTGCACAGTCAAAAAGCATATGCCGATGAGCGTTATAATGAAGCAGATTTTCCAGTTACTAATGAATTGATAAAATCGGTTATTTCTTTACCTATGCATACGGAGTTAGAAGAAGATCAACAAGATTTTATTGCCAAGACGATATTGAATTTTATAAATAAATAA
- a CDS encoding 3-deoxy-D-manno-octulosonic acid transferase — translation MYFLYNIAVYIAAFLLKIIAIFNKKIALFVEGRKDVFVQLQNSFGSDSKVVWFHCASLGEFEQGRPIIEKIQIQTTNSESQFFGSKILVTFFSPSGYEVRKNYEVADVVTYLPLDTKTNVRRFVEIVDPIIAVFVKYEFWPNLLKELRKKQIKTILVSGIFRENQSFFKGYGGWMRKSLQTFDHFFVQNNESVKLLNKIGFNNTTLSGDTRFDRVYEITKQEIDISFAEKFKNNKTTLVAGSTWPKDEALLVSFINNESNENQKFIIAPHNINIQGIDKLKQSINKKVLLYSEMENKDLREFQVLIIDTIGILTKIYNYSDIAYVGGGFGSGIHNVLEPATFGVPIIIGPNYHKFNEAKDLLQLEACVSIQNSEELDTALTLLFSDDDFRKNKGNIAKEYILNNIGSTQKIMKYINN, via the coding sequence ATGTATTTTTTATATAACATAGCGGTTTATATTGCAGCTTTTTTGCTTAAAATTATTGCAATTTTTAATAAAAAGATTGCTCTTTTTGTTGAAGGTAGAAAGGATGTTTTTGTTCAGTTACAAAATAGTTTTGGATCTGATAGCAAAGTTGTGTGGTTTCACTGTGCGTCTTTGGGAGAATTTGAACAAGGAAGACCAATCATAGAAAAAATACAAATACAAACTACAAATTCAGAATCACAATTTTTTGGATCTAAAATATTAGTTACTTTTTTTTCGCCTTCAGGTTATGAGGTTAGAAAAAATTATGAAGTAGCTGACGTGGTTACTTATTTACCTTTAGATACCAAAACGAATGTAAGAAGGTTTGTAGAAATTGTAGACCCTATCATAGCAGTATTTGTAAAATACGAGTTCTGGCCGAATTTATTGAAAGAACTTAGAAAAAAACAGATAAAGACTATTTTGGTTTCGGGCATTTTTAGAGAAAATCAATCATTTTTTAAAGGTTATGGAGGATGGATGCGAAAATCACTACAAACTTTTGATCACTTTTTCGTACAAAACAATGAATCTGTAAAATTATTGAATAAAATAGGGTTCAACAACACGACGCTTTCTGGAGACACAAGATTTGACAGAGTTTATGAAATTACGAAGCAAGAAATTGACATTAGTTTTGCTGAGAAATTTAAAAATAATAAAACAACTTTGGTGGCCGGTAGTACTTGGCCTAAGGATGAAGCATTGTTGGTTAGTTTTATTAATAACGAATCAAATGAGAATCAAAAATTTATCATAGCACCGCACAATATCAATATACAAGGAATTGATAAATTAAAACAAAGCATAAACAAAAAAGTACTATTGTATTCAGAAATGGAGAATAAGGATTTACGTGAATTTCAGGTATTAATTATTGATACTATAGGAATTCTAACTAAGATTTATAACTATAGTGATATTGCATATGTTGGAGGTGGATTTGGAAGTGGAATTCATAATGTACTGGAACCAGCGACTTTCGGAGTGCCAATAATTATTGGCCCAAATTATCATAAATTTAATGAAGCAAAAGATTTACTTCAGCTTGAGGCATGTGTGTCTATTCAAAATTCGGAAGAGCTTGATACTGCACTAACTTTATTATTTAGCGATGACGATTTTCGTAAAAATAAAGGTAATATTGCCAAAGAGTATATTTTGAATAATATTGGGTCTACCCAAAAAATTATGAAATACATCAATAACTAA
- a CDS encoding Crp/Fnr family transcriptional regulator yields the protein MIKEKLTSYFNVVFEEALVDEIVKVGVYSKVRENELLLDLGDKFDKIPLILSGAIKISHEDTKGDEIVLYYLEHGDTCTITFGSGLHGAKSEIRGVAEMDSEIIFIPVEKMDEWLAKYKSWRTFVIDSYNTRLSEMIEAIDTLAFKKMDERLFKYLTDKVKIMRSTTLTTTHQEIAQDLNTSRVVISRLLKQLENEQKIKLFRNKIEVLEY from the coding sequence ATGATTAAAGAAAAATTAACATCTTATTTTAATGTAGTTTTTGAGGAGGCACTTGTTGATGAAATCGTCAAAGTAGGTGTCTATAGTAAGGTAAGGGAAAACGAACTTTTGTTGGATTTAGGTGATAAGTTTGATAAGATTCCTTTGATACTATCAGGTGCAATAAAAATTAGTCACGAAGATACTAAGGGTGATGAAATTGTATTGTATTACTTAGAACATGGCGATACATGTACCATTACTTTTGGCAGTGGATTGCACGGTGCAAAAAGTGAGATTAGAGGTGTGGCAGAAATGGATTCTGAAATTATATTTATACCCGTTGAAAAAATGGATGAATGGTTAGCCAAATATAAATCTTGGAGAACTTTTGTAATTGATAGTTACAATACACGTCTATCAGAAATGATTGAAGCAATAGATACGTTGGCTTTTAAGAAAATGGACGAACGTTTGTTCAAATACTTAACTGATAAGGTAAAAATTATGAGAAGCACAACCTTGACAACAACGCATCAAGAGATTGCTCAAGATTTAAATACATCACGGGTTGTAATTTCTAGATTGTTAAAACAACTTGAAAACGAACAAAAAATTAAATTATTTAGGAATAAAATCGAAGTTCTTGAATATTAA
- a CDS encoding YeeE/YedE family protein codes for MEFFLQPWPWYVAGPLITLVMFLLFYFGKTFGVSSNLETICAIGGAGKFNSYFKFDWRKNTWNLIFVFGAIIGGFISYQWLTPNEVIALNPQTIQDLSEIGIQNAGQSYLPAEIFSLDALFSLKGILVLLLGGFLVGFGTRYAGGCTSGHAIVGLSNLEIPSLIAVIGFFVGGLIMTWVFIPIIF; via the coding sequence ATTGAATTTTTTTTACAACCTTGGCCTTGGTATGTCGCAGGTCCATTGATTACTTTGGTTATGTTCTTACTCTTTTATTTTGGTAAAACATTTGGAGTGTCCTCAAATTTAGAAACGATATGTGCTATTGGTGGAGCCGGTAAATTCAACAGTTATTTTAAATTTGATTGGAGAAAAAATACGTGGAACTTAATCTTTGTTTTTGGTGCAATTATAGGCGGTTTTATATCATATCAATGGCTTACTCCAAACGAAGTTATTGCTTTAAATCCTCAAACGATTCAAGATTTGTCAGAAATAGGTATTCAAAATGCCGGACAATCTTATTTACCAGCTGAAATTTTTTCATTAGATGCATTATTTTCTTTAAAAGGAATTTTAGTTTTATTGCTTGGTGGATTTTTAGTTGGGTTCGGAACACGTTATGCGGGTGGTTGTACATCGGGTCATGCTATTGTTGGGTTAAGTAATTTAGAAATTCCATCATTAATTGCAGTTATTGGGTTTTTCGTAGGTGGATTAATAATGACATGGGTATTTATTCCGATAATATTTTAG
- a CDS encoding DUF6691 family protein, whose amino-acid sequence MKFIKFFVVGILFGIILSKSEVISWFRIYEMFKFQSFHMYGVIGSAVVLGILIIQLFKKGIIKNKDGKQIIVPPKKNAFKANFLGGIIFGLGWALVGACPGPMFILLGRGVLAILIIVFGALLGAFVYHAVKKWMPN is encoded by the coding sequence ATGAAATTTATAAAATTTTTTGTAGTAGGTATTTTATTTGGCATTATACTAAGTAAATCAGAAGTTATCTCTTGGTTTAGAATTTATGAAATGTTTAAGTTTCAATCCTTTCATATGTATGGCGTTATTGGTTCTGCTGTAGTCTTAGGTATTCTTATTATTCAGTTATTCAAAAAAGGTATTATAAAAAATAAGGATGGTAAACAAATTATTGTACCGCCTAAAAAGAATGCTTTTAAAGCTAATTTTCTTGGTGGTATTATTTTTGGTTTAGGCTGGGCTTTAGTTGGTGCTTGTCCTGGACCTATGTTTATTTTATTGGGTAGAGGAGTATTGGCAATTCTCATTATTGTATTTGGTGCTTTGTTGGGTGCTTTTGTATATCACGCAGTTAAAAAGTGGATGCCAAACTAG